A stretch of Fusarium poae strain DAOMC 252244 chromosome 2, whole genome shotgun sequence DNA encodes these proteins:
- a CDS encoding hypothetical protein (BUSCO:33853at5125) gives MSYHSPRTPGSTPIHDYDSYSRMSSATPTPSPRPTWADSTPRRPATRVAHSRFNSYSQASDFSPRPPKDSPRYNSNGQYSTADVSPKTSSSRRPSESSPRSKRDRRFSFTYVRASTPYGESDEDEIIEALGHTYVLPAQSRSKNHHHRRSAFLPRDFDDDRGRYTNYDDYLQGATTVGYDEVYTREAASVFQSPQSRPPTSFGHNRRSSTVVPPSRPQTVRPGSSSHRSTTTKPVSTPSTPKATEADARKHRIPTGYSLKNWDPAEEPILLLGSVFDANSLGKWIYDWTVYHQGPATPISDMAGEMWLLLIQLAGKVKRAEETVGRVRVPDNRDLVEEFIEAGERLTEKLRSLLKACEAPMLKAAKRKQAGLGKNAGVEFVETLFGRDRELDKTEKFMQNVRLFNLRFDANCEEILRNPTK, from the coding sequence GCGGCCAGCGACGCGAGTGGCCCATTCACGGTTCAACAGCTACTCTCAGGCTAGCGATTTCAGCCCTCGTCCTCCAAAGGACTCGCCTCGCTACAACAGCAACGGGCAATATAGCACGGCAGATGTGAGTCCCAAAACTTCTTCGTCGCGCAGGCCTTCCGAGTCATCTCCGCGCTCCAAGCGCGACCGCCGATTCTCTTTTACCTATGTCCGGGCTTCCACTCCTTATGGAGAATCcgacgaggacgagatcATCGAGGCGCTGGGACATACCTATGTGCTTCCCGCACAGTCCCGCTCCAAGAACCATCATCACCGCAGATCCGCTTTCCTACCTCGAGACTTTGATGATGACCGAGGACGGTACACTAATTACGACGACTACCTGCAGGGTGCTACCACAGTCGGCTACGATGAAGTCTACACACGAGAGGCCGCTTCCGTATTCCAGTCGCCTCAATCTCGACCTCCTACAAGCTTCGGCCACAACCGTCGCTCCTCCACCGTCGTCCCTCCCTCCCGTCCTCAGACCGTCCGCCCCGGAAGCTCGTCCCACcgcagcaccaccaccaagccGGTCTCCACCCCCTCCACTCCCAAGGCCACCGAAGCCGATGCTCGCAAGCACCGCATCCCCACCGGATACTCACTCAAGAACTGGGACCCTGCCGAGGAACCTATCCTACTCCTCGGTAGTGTCTTTGACGCCAACAGTTTGGGCAAGTGGATCTATGACTGGACCGTCTACCACCAAGGTCCTGCCACTCCCATCTCTGACATGGCCGGCGAGATgtggcttcttcttatccagCTCGCCGGTAAGGTGAAGAGAGCTGAAGAGACTGTCGGCCGCGTCCGCGTACCCGACAACCGTGACCTCGTTGAGGAATTCATCGAGGCCGGTGAGCGTCTCACTGAGAAGCTCCGTTCTCTCCTCAAGGCCTGTGAAGCTCCCATGCTCAAGGCTGCTAAGCGCAAGCAAGCTGGCCTCGGCAAGAATGCCGGTGTTGAGTTTGTCGAGACCCTCTTTGGTCGTGACCGTGAACTCGACAAGACGGAAAAGTTTATGCAAAACGTGAGGCTCTTCAACCTTCGCTTTGACGCCAACTGTGAGGAAATTCTCAGGAACCCTACCAAATAA